The Deinococcus sp. KSM4-11 sequence TCGAGCGGCGCTGCGTCCCAGGGGTAAGTTATCCAGAACGATGCGCCTTCGTTCATCCCCTGAGCGGACGGAACGCCGGAAAACAAGGCGACAGGTTCAGGCCTGGCCCAGCTCGAACTCGGGCGGCACGGCCAGGTCGAGGTACTGATCCCCGCCGACCCGCAACAGATCGAGGTCGACGCGGTGCCGCCTTCGGGCGGCGATGGAGGCGAAGGCGCCGGGGGTCATGCTGGACAGGGCCTTGAACTCACGGATCAGGTGCGCCTGGTCGAAGAAGCCCAGCTCGAAGGTCAGGTCAGCCATCGGTACCCCCGGGTTCGTGCGAATCCGGATGTTCGCCTCATCAAAGCGCACCACGCGGGCCAGCGTCTTGGCGCTCACCCCGACCTGCTGCGCGAACTGACGCTCCAGGGTGCGCGGGCTGAGGTTCAGCTCCTCGGCCAGCTCCGCCACCCGCACCTTGCCGAACGACTGGTAGATCTGGCGGGCCGCCTGCACCCCTGCGCCCGGCTCGCTCGACTGGTCGGCAAGGAGGAGCAGATACTCCTCAAGCGCCTCGCGGGCGGTCTCCCACTCGCCGTGCTGCACCAGCGCCACCACCTCGCGGCCCCAGGCGCTGGCGCTGAGGGCCGTGTCCAGCGCGTCCGGTACCATCTGGGCAGTCCACCCCAGCAGTTGCCGGGCGCCCCAGGGGTAGAGTTCGGCCACCAGCGCGCGCAGCCGACCCCGTCCTGCCGTGCGCTGAGGTTGAATGCTGAATGGAGTCAGCACGACGGGCGAGATGGGACGCAGTGCGTCCAGACTCGGCCCGAGCAGCGCTGTTTCTGAAGAGAACATCAGGCGCAGGGTGCGCTCCGGAAGGTTGAAGTTCTGTTCCGGCCACGCCAGCAGCATGTCCTCCAGCTCCCAGTAGCCCTGCACCAGGTCGCGCAGACGCGGGTGGGGAGCGTGGTGCCGGAAGCGCATGGCTCCACTGTGACAGGCCGCGTGGTTCAGAGAACAAGCATCAACGTGTCAGGAGGCCTGTGGGAGTCCGACCCTGGAGAGCAGACGGGTGGCGGTCAGCGCGGACGACCAGCGCTCTACCACGGCGTCCGGCAACTCCGGACCGCCGGTCAGGAAGCCCTGCACGGTCTCGCACCCCAGGGCGCGGACTCGTCGCGTCCACCCTCACGGTGAGTCGTCATGTCCCTGCCCCAGGGAGTGACCACTGACAGGGGTGTGACAGGCAATGACCGGGGAATCAGCGCTTCGCCCACGACGGGCAGGCGGTGGGCGCCGCTACCAGCGCTATTGGCCCTGCCAGGTGGTATTTGTCGGGCCCGCCGAGTTCGAGCCGGTGGTCACGACCAGTCGGTCGGCGATCACGTCGGCCACGGGAGACTGCCGCACCGCCGGCAACGCCGTCCGGGTTGACCAGCGGTTCGTGACCGGGTCGTAGGACAGCATCGTGTCCGATTCCGCTCCCTCGATGGCGCCGCTGGTCTTTGCCAGGGTGACGCCGCCCGCCACGACCACCCGCTGTTGCCACGCGACCGTGGAGGACGTGATGTGGCCCAGCGGCAAGGGCAGCGGTGCCACAGCCCGCCACGTATTGGTGGCGGGATCGTAGGCGTGCACGTCCGTCAGGTCCCCGTGCGCCTCATCCCCCAGGTGCTGGCCCCCCACCGCGTAGATCAGACCGCCCAGCGCCACTCCGCCCAGGTGGTTGCGGGGCACCGGCAGTGGCGCCAGGGAACGCCACGTGGTCGGCGCGTCCAGGGAGAGCGTCCAGTGGTCGCCGTCGTCCCTCAGGTAACTGCCTCCAGAGGTGCGTTCGGTGCCGCCGAAGTAGTGAAGGTCACGGCCCAGCAGCACCAGTGCGCCCGCGCCCCTTGCGCCTGGCAGGGGCGGCAGGGCCGTCCAGGTGTCCGTGAGCGTGTCGTACCGCCACACGTGATCGGTCTGCGGGCCAGGGTGGTTGCCCAGAAAGCCGCCGGCCAGGTAGATGTCCGTGCCGTTCACGGCCACTCCGGCGTGCGTGACGGCGTCCGGGATGTCGCGCAGTGGCGCCCACCGATCCGCACTGGCATCGTAGACCCACGCCTTGCGGGTGGCCGCCGGCTTCGTGCCGTTCAGATTCGTGTAGAACCCGCCGAACACGTACAACTTGCCATTCACGGCCGCGCCCTGCGCCTCGTACAGCGTGCTGGGGGCGGCGGCGCGGTTCGTCCAGCCGAGGCCCAGCGGCTGGAGTTCCAGGGCATTCAGGCTCGCCGTGTCCACCTCGCGGAGGAAGTCGAGGTCGACCGCACCGTCCTGCACGGTGACGTCGAAGGAGCGCACGACCGCCCGCCCGGCCCCGCCCGCCTCCCTGAACACGTCGAAATGGTCGAGCACGACGCTGTTCTCCAGCCGGACATCGAACACCCGCTGCCCGGCAGCGGTCTTGATCCACTCCGCGAAGTGCAGCCGGATCTGATACCGCCCGTTGGCCACAGGAACGCGAATCTTGAAGGCGGACGAACCGGCGGGAAGTGCCTGAGTGTCGGCCGCGATCCACGCCGACTGGTAGATGGTCGGGTTCGCCGGCGGCGTCACGCCGGTGATGGTCGGCGCCGGCACGGGCGTGGACGCCGCGCCCCCGGTCACGTAGCCGGAGCACGCCGTGACGGCGGTACAGGCAACCCAGGGTGTGCCATCGACGGTCTGGGCGGGCCCGCCGGTATTCAGGCGCAGCGCCGCTCCGGACGCGACTGGCACCGGGCCAGGTGCCGACGTGCACGACCTCAACATCGTGCCCGCCCAGTCGGCGTGGTCGTAGGCGTTGCCGTCTCCCCCATCCGTGACCACGAGCCGGAGTTCAGAGCGGCCGCTGATGTCCACGGTCAGCGGCCTCGCCGCACTGGCTCCCGTCAGCAGGCCGCTGTCGTAGAGCTTGACGCCATCGCCGTAGACCTGGAAGACCACGCTCCCCCGGGAGCCGACCTCATCGTCGATCCCGATGGTCGCTGTGAGGGTTCGGCACATGCCCTGCACCGCGAAGGTCATGGACGAGGCGGCATGGACGCCGAATCCCCGGGCATAGACCACACCGTCGACCGTGAGCGGGTGACCGTCGGCCGCGCCGGTCTCGCCGTTGCTCCGGTTGCGTTCCACCGGGCCCCAGCCGTTGCTGACGGCGACGAACGGCTCATTACTCAGCGTGTTGTCGCCCGGATCGATCGTCAGCGTGTCCAGGTGTGCGGCGCCCGGAGAGCTGCCACCCGGCCCTGCAGGATCACTGTGGCCGCAGGCAGTCATGGCCAGCAGACCCAGTGCCACCTGCGCGGCCTGTCGCCACCGTGACGCCCTGATGTCTTTATTCGTGCGGCCTGTTGCCGATCCGGAGGCCAGGTTGTGCTCCGTCATTCATCCTCCGGCCGCCCACGCGGCACCCTCACCCGTCCGGGAACCTGAGCTCAGAAACCTTTCACGTTCCGGCATTCTGTGGTCAGACCGCGATCAATTCCAGGCCTACTGTGGTCATCGTTTACATTTGGTTACATGCTCGCCAGCTGGCCATTGCGAGCTATGACCGGTGGCGACGCTGCTGGAAGTTCCCGGCATTCCTGTTGCCTGATATTCGACGCCCTTTGCGCGGGACGGAGCTGGGGCTGTGCCATCGCATGGAGTCTCCGCCGATGTCGAGACCGGTCGGACTGGGATCAGGCAGGAGGGTCAATCGAAGCAAGCGACCCGGAGGTCGCCTGATTTCCCCAGCGTCGGGTGGTCGTCACCGGAAAAAGATCGTTCGGCGCGACGGCATGGTTGACGACTCAGGCAGCGAGCGAACCGTGGCCACCTGCGCGGCTGGCAAACTCCCTTCCTCATTGGGCTCAAATCGCCACCCCTTCCCTGTGCCGGAGCGTCGTAGGAAGGTTAGCCAGGCCCGTTCCGATTCAACGGACGTCGCGTGACCGGCACTTGTAGGACAGCGGGTGTTCTGTGCCTGTTGCCATTTTCCTCCGTCCTCGACCGAGTCCGGGACAAGGTGATGGGCGATGGAGCAGCCGACTTCTTGACATTGTTCGTTGTAACGACTATCGTTGCTTACAGGAGTTGGTATCCATGACGCTGCACGCCACAACCCCTTCCTCCGTTGAGCATCAGACGTACCTCGCCCTCCAGATCCTGGCGCTTCGCCTCAAGGACGAGACCGAACACCTGCTCAAACCCGAGGGGTTGACCAGCACCCAGGTCAATGTGCTGCACATCCTGAGGGGCGCGGGCGACGATGCCCTGACCTGCGGCGACATCGCCGGGCGCCTCATCAACAAGGATCCCGACGTCACCCGACTGCTCGACCGCATGGAAAAGCTCGGCCTGATCGAACGGGCGCGTAGTGGACATGACCGTCGCGTGCTGCTCACCCGCCTCTCCTCACAGGGCAGAGAGACCGTCGATCGCCTCGACGCTCCACTGATGGAGCTGCACCGGCGTCAGTTCCACCATCTGCCGCCCAAGCGGCTGGAATTGCTGCTTGAACTGCTCGGGGAGGCGGCAAATTCGCAGGGAGCCTGACCCGACCGCCCATTCTCGATCCAATACTCGTTATCACGAATATCGTTCCCGCCTATAGGAGTACCTATGACCACCCTGACCCTCGCCCTGCTCGCCGCTGCTCTCGGAACTGCCGTGTGGGCAGTCACCCGCCGACCCTCTGCTCCGCTGACCTCCAGTGGTAATGCGACCTCGACCGACCTAGCCCCGTCCTCCGACCTCTCGTCACACTCTCAGGAGAACACCATGACCACCCCAACCATCACCATCATCGGCGCCGGCAACATGGGCCGAGG is a genomic window containing:
- a CDS encoding helix-turn-helix domain-containing protein; protein product: MRFRHHAPHPRLRDLVQGYWELEDMLLAWPEQNFNLPERTLRLMFSSETALLGPSLDALRPISPVVLTPFSIQPQRTAGRGRLRALVAELYPWGARQLLGWTAQMVPDALDTALSASAWGREVVALVQHGEWETAREALEEYLLLLADQSSEPGAGVQAARQIYQSFGKVRVAELAEELNLSPRTLERQFAQQVGVSAKTLARVVRFDEANIRIRTNPGVPMADLTFELGFFDQAHLIREFKALSSMTPGAFASIAARRRHRVDLDLLRVGGDQYLDLAVPPEFELGQA
- a CDS encoding MarR family winged helix-turn-helix transcriptional regulator; this encodes MTLHATTPSSVEHQTYLALQILALRLKDETEHLLKPEGLTSTQVNVLHILRGAGDDALTCGDIAGRLINKDPDVTRLLDRMEKLGLIERARSGHDRRVLLTRLSSQGRETVDRLDAPLMELHRRQFHHLPPKRLELLLELLGEAANSQGA
- a CDS encoding NPCBM/NEW2 domain-containing protein gives rise to the protein MTEHNLASGSATGRTNKDIRASRWRQAAQVALGLLAMTACGHSDPAGPGGSSPGAAHLDTLTIDPGDNTLSNEPFVAVSNGWGPVERNRSNGETGAADGHPLTVDGVVYARGFGVHAASSMTFAVQGMCRTLTATIGIDDEVGSRGSVVFQVYGDGVKLYDSGLLTGASAARPLTVDISGRSELRLVVTDGGDGNAYDHADWAGTMLRSCTSAPGPVPVASGAALRLNTGGPAQTVDGTPWVACTAVTACSGYVTGGAASTPVPAPTITGVTPPANPTIYQSAWIAADTQALPAGSSAFKIRVPVANGRYQIRLHFAEWIKTAAGQRVFDVRLENSVVLDHFDVFREAGGAGRAVVRSFDVTVQDGAVDLDFLREVDTASLNALELQPLGLGWTNRAAAPSTLYEAQGAAVNGKLYVFGGFYTNLNGTKPAATRKAWVYDASADRWAPLRDIPDAVTHAGVAVNGTDIYLAGGFLGNHPGPQTDHVWRYDTLTDTWTALPPLPGARGAGALVLLGRDLHYFGGTERTSGGSYLRDDGDHWTLSLDAPTTWRSLAPLPVPRNHLGGVALGGLIYAVGGQHLGDEAHGDLTDVHAYDPATNTWRAVAPLPLPLGHITSSTVAWQQRVVVAGGVTLAKTSGAIEGAESDTMLSYDPVTNRWSTRTALPAVRQSPVADVIADRLVVTTGSNSAGPTNTTWQGQ